One segment of Oscillospiraceae bacterium MB08-C2-2 DNA contains the following:
- a CDS encoding DUF5685 family protein has product MFGYLRPFKPELKIREYESYKAVYCGLCREMGSSFGPLCRMTLSYDFTLMAMLHMSVTGKVPSFERQRCCCNPLKTVPMCAPGESLALSARVAVIMLYYKLVDNVADSGPIKSLLWRALYPLVKPAYKKAASLAPREDRLVAACMENQRELEARLCSSVDEASEPTAKAMAAIFQEFSEQPGQRRVLERMGYFMGRYVYLCDALDDIEQDQKSGGYNPFVLRAKAQSQSVEIPSICEEAQGSLYMTIAEIGRAFELLESSAFAPIIENVVTLGLKASVDAIVLKKENPNP; this is encoded by the coding sequence TTGTTTGGATATCTGCGGCCTTTTAAGCCGGAGCTGAAAATCCGGGAATACGAGAGCTACAAAGCTGTTTACTGCGGCCTTTGCCGGGAAATGGGCAGCAGCTTTGGCCCTCTTTGCCGTATGACCCTCAGCTATGATTTTACCCTCATGGCGATGCTCCATATGAGTGTGACCGGCAAGGTCCCTTCTTTTGAGCGGCAGCGCTGCTGCTGCAACCCGCTGAAAACCGTTCCCATGTGTGCGCCGGGGGAGAGCTTGGCCCTGAGTGCCCGGGTTGCGGTAATTATGCTGTATTATAAGCTGGTGGATAATGTGGCGGATAGCGGCCCGATTAAAAGCCTGTTGTGGCGGGCGCTGTATCCGTTGGTAAAGCCGGCTTATAAAAAGGCCGCCTCTTTGGCTCCCCGGGAGGACAGGCTTGTTGCCGCCTGTATGGAAAACCAGCGTGAGCTGGAAGCCCGTTTGTGTTCCAGTGTGGATGAGGCCAGCGAGCCCACCGCCAAAGCCATGGCTGCCATTTTTCAGGAATTTTCGGAGCAGCCGGGCCAGCGCCGTGTTTTGGAGCGCATGGGCTATTTTATGGGTCGTTATGTGTATCTTTGCGATGCGCTGGACGATATTGAGCAGGATCAAAAAAGCGGAGGCTATAATCCCTTTGTGCTTCGAGCGAAGGCTCAAAGCCAGTCGGTGGAGATTCCCTCCATTTGCGAGGAGGCACAGGGCTCCCTGTATATGACCATTGCTGAAATTGGCCGTGCTTTTGAGCTGTTGGAATCTTCGGCCTTTGCACCCATCATAGAGAACGTGGTCACTCTGGGGCTGAAAGCCAGTGTAGACGCCATTGTTTTAAAAAAGGAGAATCCCAATCCATGA
- a CDS encoding NAD(P)H-hydrate dehydratase: MRVVTSKQMREIEENAGQYDITFYRLMENAGSAAAAFIRRTIPVEGINCMIFCSKGNNGGDGLVVARRLFENGANVLIVMVDGQPKSGEAASMYSMVELMSLPILSFTEKYDDIVRYLDNTDVIVDAIFGTGFSGELDTMHRRACDLINEAIAAVFSLDLPTGVSCDAGRVDPGSVQADFTIVFDSLKPAHIQPACQPFFGQIQVVDIGIPEEARYGLSTMVMHADLEGVMASLPPRELESHKGSHGRLLNITGSLAYQGAPVLSTMAAQRCGVGYTVVAGVPAVCAGVTQRALEAIMLPLPVSASGGISAAGSIEKLLPALGKATAVLFGCGMGNTEDTAQLLELVLKNASCPVIVDADGINALAGNINILEGITCPVILTPHPGEMSRLTGLPVEDIQADRNKAALDFAAAHKVTVVLKGHETVTANADGLATVNTTGNPGLAKAGSGDVLAGMIGALAAQGVPPYRAAVCGVFLHGLAADRAAERLSQYAMLPSDILTDLCGIFLENGR; encoded by the coding sequence GTGCGGGTTGTAACCAGCAAGCAAATGCGGGAGATTGAAGAAAACGCCGGGCAATACGATATTACCTTTTACCGGCTGATGGAGAATGCGGGCAGCGCCGCAGCGGCCTTTATCCGCCGAACCATCCCGGTGGAGGGAATCAACTGCATGATTTTCTGCTCCAAGGGCAACAACGGCGGAGATGGCCTTGTGGTGGCCCGCCGCCTTTTTGAAAATGGAGCCAATGTTCTGATTGTCATGGTGGATGGCCAGCCTAAAAGCGGCGAGGCCGCCTCTATGTACAGCATGGTGGAGCTGATGAGCCTGCCGATTCTCAGCTTTACGGAAAAATACGACGATATTGTGCGCTATCTGGATAACACCGATGTGATTGTGGACGCCATTTTTGGAACCGGCTTTTCCGGTGAGCTGGATACCATGCACCGCCGGGCCTGTGACCTGATTAACGAAGCCATTGCGGCCGTGTTTTCACTGGATTTGCCCACCGGTGTTTCCTGCGATGCCGGGCGGGTTGATCCGGGCAGCGTTCAGGCAGATTTCACCATTGTGTTTGACAGCCTCAAGCCCGCTCACATCCAGCCTGCCTGCCAGCCCTTTTTCGGCCAGATTCAGGTGGTGGATATCGGCATCCCCGAGGAGGCCCGCTATGGCTTGAGTACCATGGTCATGCACGCTGATCTTGAGGGAGTGATGGCCAGCCTGCCGCCCAGAGAGCTGGAATCTCACAAGGGTTCTCATGGCAGGCTGCTCAACATTACCGGTTCCCTTGCTTATCAGGGTGCGCCGGTGCTTTCCACCATGGCGGCTCAGCGCTGTGGGGTAGGCTATACCGTTGTGGCCGGTGTGCCCGCTGTCTGCGCCGGTGTGACACAGCGGGCCCTTGAGGCCATTATGCTGCCTTTGCCGGTGAGCGCCTCCGGGGGGATCAGTGCGGCTGGTTCCATCGAAAAGCTGCTGCCTGCCCTGGGCAAGGCAACCGCTGTGCTGTTTGGCTGTGGCATGGGCAACACCGAGGATACCGCCCAGCTTTTGGAGCTTGTGCTGAAAAACGCTTCCTGTCCGGTTATTGTGGATGCAGATGGAATAAATGCGCTGGCTGGCAATATAAATATACTGGAAGGGATAACCTGCCCGGTGATCCTGACACCCCACCCCGGGGAAATGTCCCGCCTGACCGGACTGCCTGTGGAGGATATTCAGGCTGACCGCAATAAGGCGGCTCTGGATTTCGCCGCCGCCCACAAGGTTACGGTGGTGCTCAAGGGTCATGAAACGGTCACCGCCAACGCCGATGGGCTGGCCACGGTCAACACCACCGGCAATCCCGGCCTTGCCAAGGCAGGCAGCGGCGATGTGCTGGCCGGTATGATCGGCGCATTGGCCGCCCAGGGGGTTCCCCCCTACCGTGCGGCGGTGTGCGGGGTATTTCTGCATGGTCTGGCGGCCGACCGGGCGGCAGAGCGGCTTTCCCAGTATGCTATGCTTCCCAGCGACATTCTCACCGACCTGTGCGGCATCTTTCTGGAAAACGGCCGCTAG
- a CDS encoding FtsL-like putative cell division protein produces MSAANTNLAYDFSAFQSRTLTLPRKRLEVVENKSDNRRASAFFSIKAVASFAIVVTLLSLIIYNQATLHEMTGEINQINQQLTELKSDNVKLTSDLESIVSLRNVETRAHEELGLQRMDKYQTEYINLFGEDKVVLPEGAEQAGTAQKVKDTVNDAINGIKEYIGD; encoded by the coding sequence ATGTCGGCAGCCAACACCAATTTAGCTTATGATTTTTCAGCCTTTCAGTCCCGTACGCTTACCCTGCCCCGCAAACGGCTGGAAGTTGTGGAAAACAAATCAGATAATCGGCGGGCTTCGGCATTCTTTTCGATCAAGGCAGTCGCTTCTTTCGCTATTGTGGTTACTCTTCTCTCCCTTATTATTTACAATCAGGCTACCCTTCATGAAATGACAGGCGAAATCAACCAGATTAACCAGCAGCTGACTGAGCTTAAAAGCGACAATGTTAAGCTGACCAGTGATCTGGAATCCATTGTATCTTTGCGCAATGTCGAAACCCGTGCCCATGAGGAGCTGGGTTTGCAGCGCATGGATAAGTATCAAACCGAATACATCAACCTGTTCGGTGAGGATAAAGTTGTGCTGCCCGAGGGGGCAGAACAGGCCGGGACTGCTCAAAAGGTCAAGGATACAGTTAATGATGCAATTAACGGAATCAAGGAATATATTGGGGATTAA
- a CDS encoding penicillin-binding transpeptidase domain-containing protein — MQKSASASMRRRMGVILALFMVGGFCLLIWQLFKIQIIDGEWYQAQAFRQQTRSQNLGAKRGTIYDRNNNELARSASVWNVCISPAEINQETIGQVAKDLGEILNVTPESIIEQAKDIKSFYKVIGRRVERATMEAVTQYITENKVSGVNFEQDAKRYYTYGSLASSLLGFTNYDGNGAYGLEAYYDKTLSGTPGMVVSTKNARGADMHFKYQQMYEAQDGNSVVLTIDEAIQHFLEKNLETAVIEHSIQNRAAGIVLNVKTGEILAMATKPDFDPNDPYTLQDPAAVEQLAKMVVGSQEYKDAQRQFQYDQWRNKAISDPYEPGSVFKIVTAATALENKKVTINDHFYCSGSIKIASETIHCWQAGGHGDVNFIEGMQKSCNPVFITIGQRTGARLFYDSMQSFGFGEQTGVDLPGEAPGILHGFDTLNKEGGVELASTSFGQTFKVTTIQLASAAAAAVNGGNLMQPYIVKQVLDPDGNVISTTQPTVRRQVISEETSATMRMLVEAVVNGGSGRFSAIPGYQIGGKTGTSEKLDPGAGDVHILSFVGIAPMDDPEIAVLVMLDEPNLGGNAYGSTIAAPVVGAILQETLPYLGFEPQYTAEQLEEREVNVPNVMYKKPHDAQAELTVAGLNTRIIGNGPMVLQQIPLPNQKMPKGSQVILYTEEANMEQEITVPDVVGMLSAEANKLVVNSGLNVQIRGVIKDGVSTVVGEQWPLPGTVQHPGDVVILTLVEGASAEERAADAQANIPMP, encoded by the coding sequence ATGCAAAAATCAGCCTCGGCCAGCATGCGCCGACGCATGGGGGTTATTCTGGCTCTGTTTATGGTTGGCGGCTTCTGCCTTTTGATCTGGCAGCTGTTCAAAATCCAGATTATAGACGGCGAATGGTATCAGGCACAGGCTTTTCGCCAGCAAACCCGCTCACAGAATCTGGGAGCCAAGCGGGGAACCATCTATGACCGGAACAACAATGAACTGGCCCGAAGCGCATCGGTTTGGAATGTATGCATTTCGCCAGCAGAGATCAATCAGGAGACCATCGGTCAGGTAGCCAAAGATTTGGGCGAAATCCTGAATGTAACCCCTGAAAGTATTATTGAGCAGGCTAAGGATATCAAGTCCTTCTATAAGGTGATCGGCCGCCGGGTGGAGCGTGCCACCATGGAAGCCGTTACCCAGTACATAACCGAGAACAAGGTAAGCGGTGTCAACTTTGAGCAGGATGCCAAGCGGTATTATACCTATGGCTCCTTGGCCTCTTCGCTGCTGGGCTTTACCAATTACGATGGCAATGGGGCTTATGGACTGGAAGCCTATTACGATAAAACCCTCAGCGGCACACCCGGTATGGTGGTTTCCACCAAAAATGCCCGGGGCGCGGATATGCACTTTAAATACCAGCAGATGTATGAAGCCCAGGATGGCAACAGCGTGGTGCTCACCATAGACGAAGCCATTCAGCACTTTCTGGAAAAGAATCTGGAGACTGCGGTTATTGAGCACAGCATCCAAAACCGTGCGGCTGGGATTGTGTTGAATGTAAAAACAGGTGAGATTCTGGCTATGGCCACCAAGCCGGATTTTGACCCCAATGACCCGTATACTTTGCAGGACCCTGCTGCAGTGGAACAACTGGCCAAAATGGTTGTAGGTTCTCAGGAATACAAGGATGCCCAGCGGCAGTTTCAATACGATCAGTGGCGAAACAAGGCCATTTCCGATCCATATGAGCCGGGCTCGGTCTTTAAAATTGTCACAGCGGCCACAGCTTTGGAAAATAAAAAGGTCACCATCAACGATCATTTTTATTGCAGCGGCTCCATTAAAATTGCCTCTGAAACTATCCATTGCTGGCAGGCGGGTGGCCATGGAGACGTTAACTTTATTGAAGGCATGCAGAAATCCTGCAACCCTGTTTTCATTACCATTGGTCAAAGAACCGGCGCCCGCCTTTTCTATGACTCTATGCAGAGCTTTGGATTCGGCGAGCAGACCGGGGTTGATTTGCCCGGTGAGGCACCCGGCATTCTCCACGGCTTTGATACACTGAATAAGGAAGGCGGCGTGGAGCTGGCCAGTACCTCCTTTGGCCAGACTTTCAAGGTAACCACTATCCAGTTGGCAAGTGCTGCTGCCGCCGCTGTCAATGGCGGCAACCTGATGCAGCCTTACATTGTCAAGCAGGTTTTAGACCCGGATGGCAACGTGATCAGCACCACACAGCCTACCGTTCGCCGGCAGGTTATCTCTGAGGAAACCTCTGCCACCATGCGTATGCTGGTTGAGGCGGTTGTAAATGGCGGCTCCGGCCGTTTCTCTGCCATTCCCGGCTATCAGATCGGCGGCAAGACCGGTACATCTGAAAAGCTGGATCCCGGTGCAGGAGATGTTCATATTCTTTCCTTTGTGGGTATTGCCCCTATGGATGACCCGGAGATTGCGGTTTTGGTTATGCTGGATGAACCAAATCTGGGAGGCAACGCTTACGGTTCCACCATTGCCGCACCTGTAGTCGGTGCTATTTTGCAGGAGACTCTGCCCTACCTGGGCTTTGAGCCACAGTATACTGCCGAACAGCTGGAGGAACGAGAAGTTAATGTTCCCAACGTGATGTATAAAAAGCCTCACGATGCACAGGCTGAGTTGACAGTGGCGGGCCTCAACACCCGCATCATTGGCAACGGCCCCATGGTGCTTCAGCAGATTCCTCTGCCCAACCAGAAAATGCCCAAGGGAAGTCAGGTGATCCTTTATACCGAGGAAGCCAATATGGAACAAGAAATCACCGTGCCGGATGTGGTGGGAATGCTTTCTGCCGAAGCCAACAAGCTGGTGGTCAATTCCGGGCTGAATGTGCAGATTCGGGGCGTGATCAAGGATGGGGTTTCCACAGTGGTGGGTGAGCAGTGGCCGCTGCCCGGTACCGTTCAGCACCCGGGTGATGTGGTTATTTTAACCCTTGTGGAGGGTGCTTCCGCCGAAGAACGTGCGGCCGATGCACAAGCCAATATACCAATGCCGTGA
- a CDS encoding J domain-containing protein, whose product MSDPYQILGISPEATDEQVKDAYREMARKYHPDKYHGNPLADLALERMQDINQAYDQIMAQRKSRASGSSGQSYGGSSARQNYSGASQYSDIRRMINARRITEAEELLDGVPASSRDAEWYFLKGSIQYMRGWLDEAYQSYSQACAMDPSNGEYRNALNNLLWQRQHARPAGGFNTMGGNTGGCSMCDICSALWCADCCCECMGGDLIRCF is encoded by the coding sequence ATGAGCGACCCCTATCAGATTCTGGGCATATCCCCCGAGGCTACCGATGAGCAGGTGAAGGATGCTTATCGAGAAATGGCCCGGAAATATCATCCGGATAAGTACCATGGAAATCCCTTAGCCGATTTGGCACTGGAGCGTATGCAAGATATCAATCAGGCCTACGACCAAATCATGGCTCAGCGCAAAAGCAGAGCCTCCGGAAGCTCGGGTCAGAGCTATGGGGGCAGTTCTGCCCGCCAAAATTACAGTGGAGCTTCCCAGTATTCCGATATTCGACGTATGATCAATGCCCGGCGCATTACCGAGGCCGAGGAGCTTTTGGATGGCGTTCCCGCTTCCTCACGGGATGCGGAGTGGTATTTCCTCAAGGGGAGCATCCAGTATATGAGAGGCTGGCTGGATGAGGCTTATCAAAGCTATTCCCAAGCCTGCGCTATGGACCCCTCCAACGGGGAATACCGGAATGCGCTCAACAACCTTTTGTGGCAGCGCCAGCATGCCCGCCCAGCGGGTGGCTTTAATACCATGGGCGGCAATACCGGCGGATGCAGTATGTGCGACATTTGCAGTGCCCTGTGGTGCGCCGATTGCTGCTGCGAATGTATGGGCGGCGACCTGATTCGCTGCTTCTGA
- the rsmH gene encoding 16S rRNA (cytosine(1402)-N(4))-methyltransferase RsmH produces MEKNQEGFPLEFEHISVLLHECVEGLNIRPGKIYMDLTAGGGGHSSAIARELTGGGRLIAVDKDPDAIRAAGEKLAPYPAAQVVQGDFGDFDRILDQLEITAVDGVLMDLGVSSHQLDVAERGFSYHQDAPLDMRMSQQGPGARELVNTADVLELERILREYGEEKFARRIAQRIVQHRGEQPIETTGELVEIIKEAIPAPARRQGGHPAKRSFQAIRIAVNGELESLSCCLEQAFERLAPGGRLAVITFHSLEDRMVKQRFAEYCRGCICPPDFPICTCGKTPRAKLVQRKPILPNEQELEQNNRSRSAKLRILEKL; encoded by the coding sequence ATGGAAAAGAATCAGGAGGGGTTCCCCCTCGAATTTGAGCATATCTCGGTGCTGCTCCACGAGTGTGTGGAGGGCCTGAATATACGCCCCGGCAAAATTTATATGGATCTCACCGCCGGCGGAGGCGGTCACAGCTCTGCTATTGCCCGGGAACTGACCGGGGGAGGCAGACTGATCGCCGTGGATAAAGATCCCGATGCCATCCGGGCAGCCGGTGAAAAGTTGGCACCCTATCCCGCCGCACAGGTTGTGCAGGGGGATTTCGGCGACTTTGACCGGATTCTGGATCAGCTGGAAATTACCGCTGTGGATGGAGTGCTCATGGATTTGGGCGTTTCTTCCCATCAGCTGGATGTGGCGGAGCGGGGATTTTCCTATCATCAGGATGCACCGTTGGATATGCGCATGAGCCAACAGGGGCCGGGTGCCCGGGAACTGGTGAACACCGCCGATGTTTTGGAGCTGGAACGCATTTTGCGGGAATACGGCGAGGAAAAATTTGCTCGCCGAATTGCCCAGCGGATTGTACAGCATCGGGGAGAACAGCCAATCGAGACCACCGGGGAACTGGTGGAAATTATAAAGGAAGCGATTCCTGCGCCGGCCCGCCGTCAGGGAGGGCACCCCGCCAAGCGGAGCTTTCAGGCCATTCGTATTGCCGTCAACGGCGAGCTGGAAAGCCTTTCCTGCTGTTTGGAGCAGGCCTTTGAGCGGTTGGCTCCGGGGGGAAGGCTGGCCGTGATCACCTTCCACTCTTTAGAGGATAGAATGGTCAAGCAGCGCTTTGCAGAGTATTGCAGGGGCTGTATCTGCCCGCCGGATTTCCCGATTTGCACCTGCGGGAAGACACCTCGGGCAAAACTTGTGCAGCGTAAGCCGATCTTGCCGAACGAGCAGGAGCTGGAACAGAACAACCGCAGTCGGAGCGCCAAGCTCCGTATTCTTGAAAAACTCTAG
- a CDS encoding type II toxin-antitoxin system PemK/MazF family toxin, giving the protein MTVKRGEIYYADLSPVVGSEQGGVRPVLIVQNDIGNKFSPTVIAAAITSQKEKSKLPTHIELPSSNCGLSRDSVVLLEQIRTIDKRRLKEKMGSIDDHSMDNINKALSISFGLGAE; this is encoded by the coding sequence GTGACTGTCAAACGAGGAGAAATCTATTATGCCGATCTCAGCCCTGTGGTAGGCTCGGAGCAAGGCGGGGTGCGGCCGGTATTAATCGTTCAGAATGATATAGGGAATAAATTCAGCCCAACTGTCATTGCGGCGGCTATAACCAGCCAGAAAGAGAAGTCCAAGCTCCCAACGCACATTGAGCTTCCTTCAAGCAATTGCGGACTCTCCCGTGATTCGGTGGTGCTCCTGGAGCAAATCCGCACCATTGATAAGCGGAGGCTCAAAGAAAAGATGGGAAGCATCGACGATCACTCTATGGATAATATCAACAAGGCGTTGTCCATCAGCTTCGGGTTAGGCGCAGAGTAA
- a CDS encoding GNAT family N-acetyltransferase, producing the protein MEYTTATEIDVKRVSELVQQTIAAVYPKYYPKEVVDFFIAYHNEENIRRDIENGKVNLLWENSILVGTGSRDGNHITRVYVAPAYQGRGYGRYIIQKLEEEIGLKHGTVRLDASLPASALYERLGYRTLRHESLTLENGAVLVYEVMEKALSSGSSSINYNGRFFVAKENSENGEVSDQTIFAYHQTGSLLWADYAGGEIMKGHLIGQVSKDGSLDFYYQHMNQSSDMKIGKCHSVPRLLENGKIELSEIWQWLSGDHSAGTSILIER; encoded by the coding sequence TTGGAATACACAACAGCGACAGAAATTGATGTCAAACGGGTTTCGGAGCTTGTGCAACAAACCATTGCAGCCGTTTATCCAAAATATTATCCCAAGGAAGTAGTCGACTTTTTTATTGCCTACCACAATGAAGAAAATATTCGCCGGGATATAGAAAACGGCAAGGTTAACCTCTTATGGGAAAATTCCATATTGGTGGGAACAGGCAGCCGCGATGGCAACCACATAACTCGGGTATATGTCGCCCCTGCTTATCAGGGCCGGGGATATGGCCGATACATCATTCAAAAGCTGGAAGAAGAAATAGGCTTAAAGCATGGCACTGTTCGATTGGATGCTTCCCTTCCCGCAAGCGCTCTGTATGAAAGACTAGGCTACAGAACTCTCCGCCACGAAAGCCTGACTTTGGAAAATGGGGCGGTGCTGGTCTATGAGGTTATGGAAAAGGCGCTATCCTCCGGCTCAAGCTCCATTAACTACAACGGCAGATTCTTTGTGGCAAAAGAAAACTCTGAGAATGGCGAGGTCAGTGATCAGACCATATTCGCCTATCATCAAACCGGAAGCTTGCTTTGGGCCGATTATGCAGGGGGCGAAATAATGAAAGGCCATTTGATAGGCCAAGTTTCGAAGGATGGATCGCTGGATTTCTACTATCAGCACATGAATCAAAGCTCTGACATGAAAATTGGCAAATGCCACAGCGTCCCTCGCCTGTTGGAGAACGGGAAAATCGAGCTTTCAGAAATATGGCAGTGGTTAAGCGGCGATCATTCAGCGGGTACCTCCATACTAATCGAGCGATAA
- the acpS gene encoding holo-ACP synthase — protein MTCGMDMLEISRMEKSLQSAHFISRVFGERERQLFEGHKNMAARAAANFCAKEAFSKALGTGIRGFALCEVEVLRDSLGKPYFVFSGNAAQLVEKSGLSFDVSLTHTMEYAGAMVIAFPTDFAPNSL, from the coding sequence ATGACCTGCGGAATGGACATGCTGGAAATTTCCCGCATGGAAAAAAGTCTCCAAAGCGCCCATTTTATCAGCCGGGTTTTCGGTGAGCGGGAGCGGCAGCTTTTTGAGGGCCACAAGAACATGGCTGCCCGGGCTGCTGCCAATTTCTGCGCCAAGGAGGCCTTTTCCAAAGCCTTGGGCACCGGCATCCGCGGCTTTGCCCTTTGCGAGGTGGAGGTTCTGCGGGATAGCCTTGGCAAGCCCTATTTTGTCTTTTCAGGCAATGCGGCCCAGCTGGTGGAAAAATCCGGCCTTTCCTTTGATGTGAGTCTGACCCATACCATGGAATATGCCGGGGCTATGGTCATTGCCTTTCCCACTGATTTTGCCCCCAATTCGCTTTAA
- the malQ gene encoding 4-alpha-glucanotransferase translates to MKNGGVLLPVFSLPGKGGIGTMGSEARRFIDFLVKAGQSCWQILPLGPTGYGDSPYQPLSAFGGNPLLIDLEDLYQQGLLSREELEKTALDGDSREVLYDSLLGSRYRLLYTAFGRSRWESAGLAAFQEQQKHWLQDYALFMAIKNVSGMRPWWEWPTELAQREPQALRRFADQHTADIHFWIWLQYIFYTQWGAVRSYANGRGIEIMGDIPIYVARDSAELWASPQLFLMDKDGIPTGQAGVPPDYFSADGQLWGNPLYNWPVHAKQQYSWWIDRLRNAFELVDSVRIDHFRGFEAYYSVPFGAENARNGHWEPGPGLKLFKAAQNALGDNLPIIAEDLGTLTPSARAMLAASGFPGMKVMQFGFDPKGDSEHLPHNMPEHCVAYIGTHDNSTVKGWLGTAPAEEAAFARKYLGLEPSRDPAWGFIKGLYDSPAQLVVVQMQDFLSLDDRARMNIPSTLGGNWCWRMLEGEASPQLAQKIRGLAESYGRANTKAPYRSISMEVPAE, encoded by the coding sequence GTGAAAAATGGCGGAGTACTGCTTCCGGTATTTTCGCTGCCGGGAAAGGGCGGAATTGGTACCATGGGCAGTGAGGCCCGAAGGTTCATTGATTTTCTTGTGAAGGCCGGGCAATCCTGCTGGCAGATTCTGCCCTTAGGGCCCACCGGCTACGGTGATTCTCCTTATCAGCCGCTTTCTGCCTTTGGAGGGAACCCTTTGCTGATTGATCTGGAGGATTTGTATCAGCAGGGATTGCTTTCGCGGGAGGAATTGGAAAAAACCGCACTTGACGGCGATTCTCGAGAAGTTTTATATGACAGCCTTCTTGGAAGCCGATACCGGCTTTTGTATACGGCTTTTGGCCGAAGCAGGTGGGAAAGCGCTGGTCTGGCCGCATTTCAGGAACAGCAGAAGCATTGGCTGCAGGATTATGCGTTGTTCATGGCCATTAAAAACGTTTCCGGGATGCGCCCGTGGTGGGAGTGGCCCACCGAGCTTGCCCAGCGGGAGCCGCAGGCTCTAAGACGCTTTGCCGATCAGCATACAGCAGATATACACTTCTGGATTTGGCTTCAATACATATTTTATACCCAGTGGGGGGCTGTCCGAAGTTATGCCAACGGCCGGGGAATTGAAATCATGGGGGATATCCCCATCTATGTGGCACGGGATAGCGCCGAACTGTGGGCCTCGCCTCAACTGTTTCTGATGGATAAGGATGGAATTCCTACAGGGCAGGCCGGGGTTCCACCGGATTATTTCAGTGCCGATGGCCAGCTTTGGGGCAATCCTCTCTACAACTGGCCGGTTCATGCCAAACAGCAATACAGCTGGTGGATTGACCGTCTGCGTAACGCTTTTGAATTGGTCGACTCCGTTCGCATTGATCATTTCCGGGGCTTTGAGGCTTATTACAGCGTCCCCTTTGGAGCGGAAAATGCCCGTAACGGCCATTGGGAGCCGGGGCCGGGTCTGAAGCTTTTTAAAGCGGCCCAAAACGCTTTAGGGGATAATCTTCCCATTATAGCGGAGGATTTAGGCACACTGACCCCTTCTGCCAGAGCCATGCTGGCGGCCAGTGGTTTTCCCGGTATGAAGGTGATGCAGTTCGGATTCGACCCCAAAGGGGATTCGGAGCATTTGCCCCACAATATGCCGGAGCACTGCGTGGCCTATATCGGCACTCACGATAATTCAACTGTGAAAGGATGGCTCGGCACTGCCCCAGCGGAGGAGGCGGCCTTTGCACGAAAGTATCTGGGGCTTGAACCCTCACGAGACCCGGCGTGGGGGTTTATTAAAGGGCTGTATGACAGCCCGGCCCAGCTGGTGGTGGTGCAGATGCAGGATTTTCTTTCACTGGATGACCGGGCCCGTATGAACATTCCATCAACCTTGGGCGGTAACTGGTGCTGGCGTATGTTGGAGGGAGAAGCTTCCCCTCAGCTGGCACAAAAAATCAGGGGGCTGGCTGAATCCTATGGCCGAGCCAATACAAAAGCCCCTTATCGCTCGATTAGTATGGAGGTACCCGCTGAATGA
- the mraZ gene encoding division/cell wall cluster transcriptional repressor MraZ, translated as MLIGEFQHSLDSKGRVNFPAKMRDDLGSRFIVTKGMDSCLAVYPMEEWAVLESKIRALPMSKSRDLQRFLFAGAADLEPDKQGRVLIPQNLRDYAGLSKDVMIIGASVRAEIWDKARWEASCSELTAEHVAMAMEELGF; from the coding sequence GTGCTCATTGGTGAATTCCAGCATAGCCTGGACAGCAAAGGCCGTGTCAATTTTCCTGCTAAAATGCGTGATGATCTCGGTTCCCGCTTTATTGTAACCAAAGGTATGGATTCATGCCTTGCGGTGTATCCTATGGAAGAGTGGGCTGTGCTGGAAAGCAAAATCCGGGCGCTTCCCATGTCTAAATCCAGAGATTTGCAGCGTTTTCTTTTTGCGGGTGCGGCTGATTTGGAGCCGGACAAGCAGGGGCGTGTGCTGATCCCCCAGAATTTGCGGGATTATGCCGGCCTGAGCAAGGATGTTATGATCATCGGCGCTTCTGTTCGTGCCGAGATTTGGGATAAGGCCCGTTGGGAGGCAAGCTGCAGTGAGCTGACTGCCGAGCATGTGGCCATGGCTATGGAAGAGTTGGGCTTTTAA